A single window of Synergistes jonesii DNA harbors:
- a CDS encoding cobalamin B12-binding domain-containing protein, whose product MVKVLISKPGLDGHDRGAKVVARAFEEAGAEVIYTGLQATPDEIADIAAKEKVDVVGVSLLSGAHNTLMPKVIDKVKAKEGMEDTVFILGGIIPQQDIPGLMEKGVSGVFGPGTPLEEVTEFTFEQVAMAKAEKMAEQAMSDMANKASNI is encoded by the coding sequence ATGGTTAAAGTTTTGATTTCCAAGCCGGGCCTCGACGGGCACGACCGCGGCGCGAAGGTTGTGGCGCGCGCCTTTGAGGAGGCGGGGGCCGAAGTTATCTACACGGGGCTGCAGGCCACGCCCGACGAGATAGCGGATATAGCGGCGAAAGAAAAGGTGGACGTCGTGGGCGTGAGCCTGCTCTCCGGCGCGCACAACACGTTGATGCCCAAGGTGATCGATAAGGTCAAGGCGAAAGAGGGCATGGAGGACACCGTCTTCATCTTGGGCGGCATCATTCCGCAGCAGGATATCCCGGGGCTCATGGAAAAGGGAGTCAGCGGCGTATTCGGCCCAGGCACTCCTCTTGAAGAGGTCACCGAGTTCACCTTCGAGCAGGTGGCCATGGCGAAGGCCGAGAAGATGGCCGAACAGGCGATGTCGGATATGGCGAACAAGGCTTCAAATATATAA
- a CDS encoding CaiB/BaiF CoA transferase family protein, with product MAGILEGVKVLGIEQQVAGPTCTMMLADQGAEVIKVERPGSGDTAREMAPMLKNDAGGAQSGYFARFNRGKKSVTIDMQSPEGQAVLWDLIKDTEIIIENVKPGLMDKLGFTYEKIKEVNPEVIYVAISGFGRSKKYEGPYAKRLAYDIIAQAMAGLMYTCGSDPQGPPTWLGFALGDSGTGVYAAYAAMLGYVNKLRTGKGEYFDVSMYDCMIALAERSHNVYAFTGNVVTRGPDKLIAPWGPFKCKDGYVALIVPTESMWKKFLTAIGHLELLENPDIQSGPGRGAHMETLIRPIINEWLSDKTMLEACDLLMAQGLPCGPVQNAENVAHDPHTAKRQMLVKIPDPIVGELTVVGCPIKMEHHEPTYAPLPNLGADTDEVLKRIGYSDERLAELHDKKVI from the coding sequence ATGGCAGGAATACTTGAAGGAGTAAAGGTTCTCGGCATAGAGCAGCAGGTCGCTGGACCGACCTGTACGATGATGCTCGCCGACCAAGGCGCGGAGGTCATAAAGGTCGAACGCCCGGGAAGCGGAGACACGGCGCGCGAGATGGCGCCGATGCTCAAAAACGACGCCGGAGGGGCGCAGAGCGGCTACTTCGCGCGCTTCAACCGCGGCAAAAAGAGCGTCACGATCGACATGCAGTCGCCGGAGGGGCAGGCCGTGCTCTGGGATCTCATCAAAGATACCGAGATCATCATCGAGAACGTGAAGCCCGGGCTCATGGACAAACTCGGCTTCACCTATGAAAAGATCAAGGAAGTCAACCCGGAAGTCATCTACGTCGCCATCAGCGGCTTCGGACGCTCAAAGAAGTACGAGGGGCCGTACGCGAAGCGCCTGGCCTACGACATCATCGCGCAGGCGATGGCGGGGCTCATGTACACGTGCGGGAGCGACCCTCAGGGACCGCCGACATGGCTCGGCTTCGCGCTCGGCGATTCCGGCACCGGCGTCTACGCGGCCTACGCGGCGATGCTCGGCTACGTCAACAAGCTGCGCACAGGCAAGGGAGAATATTTCGACGTGTCGATGTACGATTGCATGATCGCACTCGCGGAGCGTTCGCACAACGTCTACGCGTTCACCGGGAACGTCGTCACGAGAGGCCCCGACAAACTGATCGCGCCCTGGGGGCCCTTCAAATGCAAGGACGGCTACGTGGCGCTCATCGTGCCGACCGAATCTATGTGGAAGAAATTCCTCACCGCCATCGGGCATCTGGAACTGCTCGAAAACCCGGATATCCAGTCTGGCCCCGGCCGCGGCGCCCATATGGAGACGCTTATCCGCCCGATCATCAACGAGTGGCTCTCCGACAAGACGATGCTTGAGGCCTGCGACCTCTTGATGGCGCAGGGGCTCCCCTGCGGCCCCGTGCAGAACGCGGAAAACGTAGCTCACGACCCGCATACTGCGAAACGCCAGATGCTGGTCAAGATTCCCGATCCGATCGTCGGCGAGCTCACGGTCGTCGGCTGCCCGATAAAGATGGAGCATCACGAGCCCACCTACGCGCCGCTTCCCAACCTGGGCGCCGATACGGACGAAGTGTTGAAACGGATCGGTTACTCGGACGAGCGTCTCGCCGAGCTGCACGATAAAAAGGTCATATAG
- a CDS encoding thiolase family protein, giving the protein MEKVVIVSAVRTPFDKFGGPMKGENTVALGSFVVKEAMERAAVDPADVEETYIGINMPTANRSIARQISLAAGMPPEANSATVDRACCSSMVAIAMAKRAIELGDAKVAIGGGSENMSNVPYFLEGMRWGTRLGDVLLKDIMVVSCPYTGEPRAKQAGEVALQYGITREMQDEWAYRSQMYYQKAFKAGKFKEEIKPYVVHTKKGDIVISEDQPPRPDTTLEGLAKLKTVNQSPTVTAGNAPGLNTGASALVLMSESEAARRGLRPLATIVAHAQASGHPKYIATIPAFAAQKVLAKAGMTIDQMDVIEINEAFAVMPIASTLLLGDEDPAKVEAIRAKTNINGGAIAIGHPTGATGGRLVMTLAYELQRRGGGYGLCTICGGVGESEAFIIKA; this is encoded by the coding sequence ATGGAAAAGGTAGTCATAGTATCCGCGGTACGCACCCCCTTTGACAAATTCGGCGGCCCGATGAAGGGCGAAAACACGGTGGCCCTGGGCTCGTTCGTCGTGAAAGAGGCCATGGAGCGCGCCGCCGTCGACCCGGCGGACGTGGAGGAGACATACATCGGCATCAACATGCCCACGGCGAACCGCTCGATAGCGAGGCAGATATCCCTCGCCGCCGGTATGCCCCCCGAGGCCAACTCGGCCACTGTCGACCGCGCTTGCTGCTCGTCGATGGTAGCGATCGCGATGGCCAAGCGCGCGATAGAGCTGGGCGACGCGAAGGTGGCCATCGGCGGCGGCTCCGAAAACATGAGCAACGTGCCGTACTTTCTCGAGGGCATGCGCTGGGGGACCCGCCTCGGCGACGTCCTGCTCAAAGACATCATGGTGGTCTCCTGCCCCTACACCGGCGAGCCCCGCGCGAAACAGGCCGGAGAGGTAGCCCTGCAGTACGGCATCACCCGCGAGATGCAGGACGAATGGGCCTATCGCAGCCAGATGTATTACCAGAAAGCCTTCAAGGCCGGCAAATTCAAGGAGGAAATCAAGCCCTACGTCGTTCACACCAAAAAGGGCGACATAGTGATTTCGGAGGACCAGCCGCCTCGCCCCGACACGACGCTCGAAGGGCTCGCGAAGCTCAAAACGGTCAACCAGAGCCCGACCGTCACCGCGGGCAACGCCCCCGGGCTCAACACCGGCGCCAGCGCGCTCGTGCTGATGAGCGAAAGTGAGGCCGCGCGCCGCGGGCTGAGGCCGCTGGCGACGATCGTGGCCCACGCCCAGGCTTCCGGACATCCGAAGTACATCGCCACGATACCGGCATTCGCCGCGCAGAAGGTGCTCGCCAAGGCCGGCATGACGATCGATCAGATGGACGTCATCGAGATCAACGAAGCCTTCGCGGTCATGCCTATCGCCTCGACATTGCTCCTCGGCGATGAAGACCCGGCAAAGGTCGAAGCCATCCGCGCGAAGACGAACATCAACGGCGGAGCTATCGCCATCGGCCATCCGACGGGAGCTACCGGCGGACGCCTCGTGATGACGCTGGCTTACGAGCTGCAGCGCCGCGGCGGCGGATACGGCCTCTGCACCATCTGCGGCGGCGTCGGCGAAAGCGAAGCCTTCATAATCAAAGCCTAA
- a CDS encoding enoyl-CoA hydratase-related protein — MEFQDILYEKYNDRAKITINRPDKMNMFTNRTLHEMITALESAWTDKEVGAVILTAAGNRAFTIGGTPGDAEADAQPIEKLPMPSLFAQLLHTIRSIPKPVVAAVNGYAIGGGHVIQVVCDLTIASSTAKFGQVGPKVGSFDAGYGSAYLARIVGEKKAREFWYLCKKYSADECLQMGLVNAVVPPEKLMEETDKWVDAIVKSSPTSLAALKMSFNADSASVWGIQSMAGVALGMYFNTDEAKECGKAFGEKRDPDIAKYR; from the coding sequence ATGGAATTTCAGGATATACTATACGAAAAGTATAACGACCGGGCAAAGATAACCATCAACAGACCGGATAAGATGAATATGTTTACCAATCGCACTTTGCACGAGATGATCACCGCGCTTGAGAGCGCGTGGACGGACAAGGAAGTCGGGGCCGTCATCCTCACTGCGGCGGGAAACCGCGCGTTTACGATCGGAGGCACCCCCGGCGACGCGGAGGCCGACGCTCAGCCCATTGAAAAGCTGCCGATGCCCAGCCTGTTCGCCCAGCTTCTGCACACCATCCGCAGCATCCCCAAGCCGGTGGTGGCGGCGGTCAACGGCTATGCGATCGGCGGCGGCCATGTCATCCAGGTGGTGTGCGATCTTACCATCGCCTCCTCTACCGCCAAGTTCGGGCAGGTCGGACCCAAGGTCGGGAGCTTTGACGCCGGATACGGCAGCGCCTATCTCGCCCGCATAGTCGGCGAGAAGAAGGCCAGAGAGTTCTGGTATCTGTGCAAAAAGTATAGCGCCGACGAGTGCCTGCAGATGGGGCTGGTCAACGCGGTAGTCCCGCCGGAAAAGCTGATGGAAGAGACCGACAAATGGGTCGACGCCATCGTCAAGTCCAGCCCAACGTCTCTGGCGGCGCTGAAAATGTCCTTCAACGCCGACAGCGCCTCCGTCTGGGGCATTCAGTCCATGGCGGGCGTCGCGCTCGGCATGTATTTCAACACGGACGAGGCCAAGGAGTGCGGCAAGGCCTTCGGCGAGAAGAGAGATCCCGACATCGCCAAGTATCGTTAG